Proteins encoded together in one Oncorhynchus masou masou isolate Uvic2021 chromosome 3, UVic_Omas_1.1, whole genome shotgun sequence window:
- the adipoqb gene encoding adiponectin, C1Q and collagen domain containing, b has translation MKLMWSLLLLGLLLAGSFSVAQEEEGEEAEEPAEDAAVEDEEAAADNEEAAVEVEEPEGPGTEAGMTDDRQPCAMWMGGVPGTPGLSGHLGRDGRDGHDGPRGEKGDTGEQGEKGEPGEKGDNGAPGPRGFPGNPGLKGAQGESALLYHSSFSVGLTDPVPATNVPIRFNKFFHNEQHHYDDVSGKFHCLLPGVYFFTYHLTVYTKDARVSLFKNDKPVMFTYDQYHEGNVDQASGALLLRLQSGDEVWLQIYGDEDFGGVYADNTNDSTFSGFLLYPDMGELEERRRHSVGVRH, from the exons ATGAAGCTAATGTGGAGCCTGCTTCTGCTGGGCCTGCTGCTGGCTGGGAGCTTTAGCGTGGCTcaggaggaagaaggagaagaggCAGAGGAACCAGCCGAGGATGCAGCTGTAGAAGATGAAGAGGCAGCTGCAGACAATGAAGAGGCGGCGGTGGAGGTGGAAGAGCCTGAGGGTCCTGGGACAGAAGCCGGCATGACTGACGACCGGCAGCCTTGTGCCATGTGGATGGGAGGAGTGCCAGGCACTCCAGGGCTCAGTGGGCACCTAGGGAGAGACGGTAGAGACGGGCACGACGGCCCTCGAGGTGAGAAAGGCGATACAG GTGAACAAGGTGAGAAGGGAGAGCCTGGCGAAAAGGGCGACAACGGCGCTCCGGGACCTCGCGGTTTCCCGGGCAACCCCGGTCTGAAGGGGGCACAGGGTGAAAGCGCCCTGTTGTATCATTCCTCCTTCAGCGTGGGCCTGACAGATCCCGTCCCCGCCACCAACGTGCCCATCCGTTTCAATAAATTCTTCCACAACGAGCAGCACCACTACGATGACGTGAGTGGAAAGTTCCATTGCCTCCTCCCCGGGGTCTACTTCTTCACATATCACCTCACAGTCTACACCAAAGATGCTCGGGTGAGCCTGTTCAAGAACGACAAGCCCGTCATGTTCACCTACGACCAGTACCACGAGGGCAACGTGGACCAGGCCTCGGGGGCCCTCCTACTGAGGCTGCAGTCTGGGGACGAGGTTTGGCTGCAGATCTACGGAGATGAGGATTTTGGGGGAGTGTATGCTGACAACACCAACGACTCCACCTTCTCCGGGTTTCTTTTGTATCCCGACATGGGAGAGTTGGAGGAAAGGAGACGTCActctgttggagttagacactgA